GAGGTGCTGGTATTTATGACTCAGGATGCCATGCCGGTTAATGACAGGCTTATCGCTGCACTTCTTAAACCCCTGAATGACCCTCTTACCGCCGCCTCCTTTGCCAGACAAATCCCTCAGAACGATGCTAATCCGGTTGAACGCTTCAGCCGCTCATTTAACATCTTCCGGAGTAGGATATACATATGGAGCCATGTACAAAACACTCCAGTTCAATGGCGACATGCTCTCTTAT
The genomic region above belongs to Nitrospirae bacterium YQR-1 and contains:
- a CDS encoding U32 family peptidase, coding for MECFVHGSICISYSGRC